Within Buteo buteo chromosome 10, bButBut1.hap1.1, whole genome shotgun sequence, the genomic segment TTAATAACAAAACATTGATGTTTAGTTATCTTTGTGCCACTAATGGAAGCACATTatatggttggtttttttttcaacatttccaGTACTTCAGTTGATTTCAAACTCAAAATTTTTGATATTTTCAGGTTTGGTAACATTAAGATAGACCAGATATCCTTGTTAAAGCTAAACTTGGGATAACGACTTACAAGAAGTAAAGTGAACTTGAAACACATGTAGTCGAAGTCAGAAAGAGATTTTCAGTAATTGAATATAACTATAGGAAGATTATATCTTTAatccaaaagaataaaaataaatgaataaaattagatagagtttttaaacaagaataaGTTTTGGAACTTTGTCCTAATGCTGAATTTTTCATGTTGAGCTTTGTGAAGCCAACTGATTTGTAACATTGGGATGCTTAGTGAGTGAACCCCAGAGATTTGCTGATTATACTACCAGTTGCAGCACAGGGTTGTccacagctttttgaaaaacaaaatacataatCCATCCGATTCAAGAGTCAAGAGCTTGAAGTGCTTTAGCCTTAAGTTGATCCAGAAACTTGGATTGGATCCTTAGGGAAAGGTGCATGCTTATGAAGTTATGCACCTTAATTTAGGAGTGTACCAGAGTAGCCTATTCAAGTggttcctttgtttgttttaagctaAGCTTCACTTGGTGATATGGCAATCTTCTCAGTTTTTTTGAAATCATCTCACTAATGTGCATATATGTCTGtacatatattattttctttcaaatattaaatacaCCTTGTAGCATTGCTAGCAAAATCTTTCAAATATGGCTATCTGCTTTAAGCTGGAGTCTTGAATATTGATCAATCAAATATCTCACCAGGACTTCCTGGGCAGCAATATACAGGCAAATGTTGGTATTTCTGGACAAATATAGAAAATCCTCTTAAGTTTCCtcaagtcaaaataaaaatctttctgggATAACCTGCATATATTGTCATGGTATCTAAAtgcaggaaatgttttctgccaATGCTGACACCTTAAGTAAGAGATATATTGGAAATTAGGGTAGATGGGTATCCCGACCAATTTCTTTCTCGAAGGACTTGACAGCTTGTGTGTGTATAGCAGTGCTGGAGTGGCTGTGTGACAAACCTTGCACTCGTCTACATTTGGTACTGCAATCACCACCTCCTTACTCTCTGCTCTTCACCCTGCCCATGAACTACCACTAGCTAGGTACCTCCTTTTTCCATCTTGGTAGTTCTGTCATGTCGTTTAGGTCCAGGAACGCATTCTTTTTATGCGTATCAGCTGCACTTGCTTTTACTCCTCTGCTACAGGACTAttcttgctgccttttccttACCTCCTGCCTCTCACTTGCTGAAGAGTATTTGTAGTTCTATAATGTATTTCCATTTCAACAGCGGGGGGCCACTGGTCCAAGATCTGCATTTGTTGCATATTGTTCTCTAGCAGTAAGGCAAGATTGTTTAGTTTGGTCCTTATATACTTAAACAGACTCCTCTTCTACTGtagttggaaaacaaaaatatatttatgctgGAAGACAAATATTTGATGAGACCACAAATTCCCTGCCAAGTttaatttttcctcctgtttttgctgttgtttaaaGCTCCTGTATCCAGCTGGTTCAACACAGTTTCTGTGTTGATCTTACCTCTAGGCACAAAATCTCTtaatttcccttccctttttttgaaGCTATTATTGGGTTAGTGGTCTGCCAGAACTGATTATTCCATCTTGATTTTTCAGTAAGAATAGTTAGCACTTAGTGCTCTCTCTCCCTATAATGTCCTGTATTGTCATTTAGCAAGCGAAGTTTGCTGTAGTGACCCTGCCTTCATTGTAATAGCACTGTTCTAATAGCTCTTCACCACAGGTGTCTCtaccatttttctcctttcactaTCAGCTTAATTACAACGTTTGTAACCACTGCTTCAGGTTAGCCTACTCTGATCTGCTTAGGATCTTCCTACTGTCATCCTAGTGCTACTTTTACAACTGCCTCTGATACCATTCTCTAGTCATACCTCAGAGAATCTTGAGTTCTTGGTTCCCTTTCCTACGTTATAGTATTAATTCTCTCAAATTATGTCATTCTTGTAGTCTGTgggatttaatttttctgctgttgttcATTATTTCACTGCCTTTGATGGATTTTCCTTCTATGtcctttattttgtaattatgtGAACTCTAGCCTTTAGCTTGAGTACCTGCAATTTGAGTTTCAGTTGCTGTAATCTGTTCTGCATGTGTAGTTGACTTAAACTGTAATCAAGGAAGTCAAATagattgtatttttcttaaaataagaagTGCTTTATTATTTATCATCTGCACTATACAGACATAATCTGAACTGAGAACACCCTGAAGTATAGAAAATTAATATATGCTGTGGCTTATAGTATTAATATAGCAGGTTTTCCTTTGTTAAGGACTAGCTTTCTAAAATaggttggttttttctttttttttttctttctcctttcttgttGGAAGTGGTTTTGCATTCACAgccctgaaataattttcatttttttaaatacagaatcaaCATCCTCTCTCCCAGTCCTAAGGTTTAAGTAGCATTTTCAATTGCAAAATAGTCTCAGACTGaagatacattattttttctagcCTATAGCTTACTAAGAAAAAACTGCTAATATGAAGTCTTTCTTGTATTATGGCCTTGCACCATTTGATTACTgtgcttttaattaaatctcagattatatatataataatactTGTAGTCTCTCTCTTTAAATACTATAGTTTGGGTATTACAAAGCAACATTAAAGACATGGCTGTAATATGAAGAGGCTTGTTTATACTTTCTAAAAATTGAATATTTTACACTTAAGGAACAGTGTCACACAAACTAGTAACTTGAATGTTAGGTTGAAAAGGATAGGTATATTGTAAattaagaaaagtgaaaaatctgaaactttGCATGGCTTATTATTCAGCAAACcatcatttaaagaaatatttacatctTGGAACACGTCTGACTTTTATTAGTTTATTCCTAGgatatataaaatgttttgttcaacGCAACCTTTTTATAAAAATTCTAGGTTCCATAATGTGCTTTATTGccccaaatatttttccaagctCCTACTCCTGGTAGGAATTCTGATTATTTGAAGGACATTCTCTTTGGGAgagttgacttttttttgtttttttaagaccttatataataatataatttgGGCAGCTTACTTTGAATAGTACTTTATTTGGTTTTCCACTGAGATCAGAGGGttcctgtatttcttctgtgtccTTTATTAATCATCTCAGGAAGGTGGTGAGACAGTAGAATGACAGAGTTTCTAAGCAGAGGTGAGATTTTTATCAATTAATCGTGTATGACAGCCATCCAGTGTTCATTTTGTTAATCTGCTACAGCAAAGGTTTTCTGTGGCTACTCAGAACTAGATTTGCTGCCTGTTTTAGAGTGAAGCTCTAATGTAAATCAGCATGGAAAGTATGTGTAATGAAAAATGTTGCCCagcttaaattaattttttatcatAAGTACTGAACAAATTCTTAACACTTTTTTCTAGGTAATTAATAATGCTTGTGCTACTCAAGCCATAGTAAGTGTGCTATTAAATTGTGTACATCAAGATATCCATCTAGGAGAGACTTTGTCAgaatttaaagaattttcacAAAGTTTTGATGCTGCGGTAAGTGCCtactattttctgtattttaagtatTATAGTGCTATATGTAGGTTGGCttacaatttaattttgttgcttaCTTTCAGATGAAAGGTTTAGCACTAAGTAACTCAGAAGTGATTCGGCAAGTTCACAACAGTTTTGCCAGGTAACACATGTTTTAAATCTAGACAGAATTTCAGCAAATTCTTTTTcatctcagatttttttaaaattttctttgcagacAACAGATGTTTGAATTTGATGCAAAGTCTTCAGCAAAAGAAGAAGATGCGTTTCACTTTGTAAGCTATGTTCCTGTTAATGGACGGCTATATGAACTAGATGGGCTAAGGGAAGGACCAATTGATTTAGGtaacattctgtattttttctgaacatgGTTCATTTTAACAATAGCTTATTGCAACAAATTGGTTGTATGTTATAGGATCAAACCAAGttagttattaaaataaagcatatcTTTAAAGTTTTCTTAATGTGGTATTCAGGGTAGTACTCCTTTGTAGTCTTTTatattgggggtttttttgtcggtctcaaaaagcagttttctttctgcttcctccacgtttctgattctctccttTCATTCAGCATTCAAATGAACTGGCCTTGCAAACCAGTGGGATTCTAATACCTTAATAGTTTTGCTGCAAGAGAGAAATTTATATAACCCACTTCCTGTGGATGTTTGTTCTCCTCACCTGAGGAAATACATTGTTGTTCTGTGCTGTCTCTAACAAAACCTGGTAAAACTATGTAATGTTTTTGGCTTTCCTTACTGATAGCGTGCAATTCCTTTTGCTGGTATTTTTCCCCACATCTACCTTTTTGTGGTATTGTCAACCAAGACAATTCCCATGTCATgttttcaaagctattttttttcaaggttgATTATAAActatccatttattttattgtttgtttcttttgcaggaGCATCTATACAGCTGACTCTACACGCTTTTTATACATTATGTGGCTGGTGTTTACACACTGCCCTATTTCTTCTTAGATAGCAAATATTATCCcaatggtttaaaaaataatagctaATTTAGTATAGTTTTATTCTCTGTAAGACTTGTTCCTGTTTTGTGTCTTTCTAATCTTTCTTAACCTGCAGGGTGTGTGTGCCATCTTGTGTCTTGAAAAGATTTACAGTGCCTATCATGTGTCTGCACTTTCTTTTGAATCTGATATAATCTCAGTATGtgttttcccaattttcttgatagttgtatttatttttaggctGAGTAATGGCTTGctactgaatttcatttttagtaTGGCTAGAGACACCACACAGTCTGCAGACCTAGCAGTAACATAAGTTTTATGGTCATAAGATGATGAGTCTCTTCATTTGCTTTAAGGTCTTGAAATTGTTAGAGAGTCATTATCAACTTACCAAATCACCTTTAgctattctctttttttatcttaaaatcaAGTTATCtatcataaataattttatatttttttctgtgtctgactTTTTAACATTGTATTGCATCTACATAGTATTAACTCTTTATTTTGTCTAAATGGAACAACTGTAACTAttcatactgttttcttttgctgtctaCTTTTATATTGTCATACCAACTAATTTCCTTTGTCATAAAAATCTTACGTAATTCCCCCTCATGGTGTTTGTTGTTACCAATAAACTTTAGATGCTTATGCCCTCAAAATTTAGTTTCGCTCCATTGCTTTGGCCAGTACATTATCTAaatattgttattaaaaaatgtgttttccacctactaaaaaaaaaaatcacctgagTAATTTGAGACTGCAGTTGGCAAGAAAAAAACTTGTTACATACTCTGAAGTTCCTGCATAAGCCTGAAGTATACAAATCTCGAACTCACAATAAATTTTGCAAagatgattaatttttttctttgtgtttttttaggTGCATGCAATCAAGATGACTGGATAAGTGCTGTACGGCCCGTCATAGAGAAACGTATACAAAAGTAAATGGTcatgatgcttttaaaatatagcaccttttatatgtttaaaaaatcCTTATTCTTAATTTCCTTCAATTTAAAGGCTTTCAACTGAATTTCTAAGGAATGGCACTCATGCATCGTTTTTATGTGCATATCACTGTGTGACTTCAGAACCTATTGCCCAACATGATCCAAATGTGGTGATAGATAAGTCTCAAATACGCTGTGTTCCTGTATGATTAATTGAAGTAGGTATCTGTGTAGTGAAGAGAGATCCTACTAGTACTCTGAAAAAGGCAGAGCAAGATTATGAACTCTGCTAGACAGACATGGGTCTTTGTGAATGAAAACTAAGGGTGCCATTACCATGGATAAAGTTTGGGTATGCGCTTATAATTGAAAATACCAGATAATATCCATACAGCTGGTATTTACAGAGACAAGTTTTCCTTAGGTATGTGGCTTGTTTTAGAAATTTAAGCTAGAAAAACATACTATAGAAGTTTTCTTGCTTCTTAGCTCTAGCCCCAAACTTGTTAGAAATAAAGTTGATTTTATaccatttttagaaaataatttccaaagtcTTTTacttgaagacttttttttgaTAAGCAAAACATTACTACCAGATCTTATTTGGAGAATTTAGACTCTGAAAGGCCTGCTAGTCTAATTGTTGAATGTACTTTTCACGTTGTATGAAGAAGTCTGTGATGTTTTCTAGCAAGTAGCagtaatgagaaattaaaaactattGTGTGCAGCAGTCTTGTGCAAGAGTAGTTGTCAACTAtatcatgttttgttttcttttttggacagtttcagtatttattttttgtgaccACAAACAGGAATAGTAATATGTTGGGAGAGGAGTTTATTAGGAGTTATACATTGGACAGTGCTCATTTGAGGTCTGATTTTATTTCGTTGCAAAATTGGATCGGTAGCACAACTTAATTTAATAGATccatttagatatttttttttccacagatgcATTCCCGTATAATGAAATCGTGGAGGAGGTTTTTGAGTTGTCATGTTAATTTTGAAAGTggattttattgtttgtttgttggttttggtttttgctttgttcctCATCTAGATACAGTGAAGGTGAGATAAGGTTTAACTTGATGGCTATTGTATCTGACAGAAAGATGATATATGAGCAGAGGATTGCAGAATTACAGCAGCAACTTGCAGAGGTAGGTCATGGTATTTAAGTTACTGGAGTAGTTCTTTGGTATCAGTTCTGTGTCTTTGCTTTATTGTTCCTTCTTTCCTTGCTCCAAGTGGAGTATCCCtaaaaaaagcagggaaggaTTACTACGTATCTGTCCCGCGCAATGCAGTGCTGTGTGAATGCACTGATGCAGCTCTGCTTAGTTCTGAGTGAGTTAATTTGAGCACTTGGTACAGTATGACTGTGTCATTGAGGCTGTCTGTCTTGATTAATTTGCTGTGGTAGCGGAACTATTCTTTTCCTAGTACCTGAGCTAATCTGCTTATAACTAACTGTGGAAATTCCTTGAATGTTCCTATAACTGTAAGCAAAACTGAATCTTTCTGTGACAGAAATACTCATAAGACAAGACttattttaactggaaaaaaaaaattaaaatgcagtaacaTTGTCCatttaactttttctgttttgtggaaGGAGGAGCCTATGGATACAGATCAGAGTAGTAATATGTTAAGTTCTATACAATCAGAAGTTGCAAAATACCAGATGTTAATTGAAGAAGAGaaccaaaaattaaaaagatataaGGTATGtagcctttgcttttctgattaaaCTATTTGAAAAATTGTAAGAAAATGTTAGCTTTTATATTTATGGGAAGCTGTTGCAATTTGAAGGAATTGGATGGATACTAGGAAGATAATGTTACATAAATTCATGTTGTATTCCTGAATTTACAGGTTActagtttgctttcttttagcaTAAGACTTATGAGTCAGTTTGTAATGGTCTCTGTAGCTCCCTTTGTTTTGCCACTTCTTTGTATCTTtctcactttaaaatattttttaaacacagcaagTTCTAGAAATCCTACAAAGAAGTTGCTCTCTATGCCTCAGAAGGCTGATCAGCCTTTGCTTGCTGGAGTTGCTTGTTACACTACTGTATGTACCAGTGATCTCTTATTAAgtaggattttttgtttgtttttactagAAGGACTTTGACGTGTTAGCGTTCATATAAGCTCTTCAGGGTCTCATTGTCAGTAATGAAGAATGTTGATGCATCAGTTGATAATGAAGGCTAATCGGGAGATTCTGTGAACTTCATGTATAGATTCATTCTGTGTTTGCCCATACATCTCGTCATCTGACATATAGGTACTTACATAGCTTTTAGTGAAGAAGCTCTCCTAGGGTACTTGAATTATTCTTTTGTTACAGTTTACCTGCTGTCTTTTCCTCTGTGGGAAGCAGTGAAGACACAACTGGcatgttctttattttcctaaataaGTACTTCATGTGTGTGCACTGAAAGTGTATCATTCTTTGAAATGACATGgtattaatgaaaatgaaatatgggAAAGTTTCTCTGAGATCATCACTTGCAATTTTTGATAATTCCCAAATACTTCTAAAGGAAtgttttgagggggaaaaaaagcaggaatgttttgaggggaaaaaaagctgggtaacctatttatttatttagtgtttTAATCCCTTAACCTATTTTTGGAGGGAGTATAGAAAGTGGCTAgattaaaaattagttttaaaataaaagttgtatATATCAAAGgataaagaaatggaagaaatgtttttactaGGTTTTGTGTTCTcactaaaaatgaaagaaatgttttcattagtttCTAGAAGGTACATACGAAGACTTCAATAATTCTAATgataatttcaaatatatttctacAGTACATGTGTTGCGAAGTGTTACTGTTATCTGTCTCTAAAGCAGTGTCACTACATGCTGTTCCACAACATCAGGATGCAATTCaagaaactattaaaaaaaacaaacaaacaaacaaaaaactgacAAACAACCAAAGCATGTGCTTTACCAAGCAGGAGAGTAAGCAAACAAATTAAATGGGGGAGGCAAAACCCCTTAAAGTTTCTAATTGTATGTGGAAATATTGTGGAAACTGCTTAAAAGTCcacattttgttttatgttaGGGTATCTACTTGGGGTCTGTGGAGGTCATTCCTCTCAGTTGAAAAACCAAGCAATCTCCTACTTTTCTGAAGGACTGAACCATTTTAGAAGCTGCAAAGTGTTTACTATTACAAAAATAGTTACGCTTTTGCGTTACAGAATGTTTAAGTCTTCAGCCTAGGCTGAGGCCACAGCTACGCAGGGGACTGTGAAAAAACATAGGTCAAACTGCAGTTtaagttgaggaaaaaaaaagtgaatagtTTAGATAATAGTACTTGCCAGTGTTAAAGCAGTGGCTAAACCATATAAACTACTTAATCATTGAGCATTTTTCAGCTAGTATGACAAAAGACCATAAGGAGAATTTGTGCCTTAAGCAGTAAATTCATCTGGCATATGCTTTCTCACCATGTGCTCAGAATTTTATTGCTTCGACTTTATTTTTAGCTggctgaaatttaaaaataactccagCTCTTTGGGGAGATGGTGGACAACAGGGATGGGAAAAATCCCTGTTTAGCCATATAATAATTCTgttaatgcttttaatttatttttagatcgaaaatattagaagaaaacaTAACTACCTGCCTTTCATTATGGAATTATTAAAGACTCTAGCAGAGCACCAACAGTTAATACCCTTAGTAGAAAAAGTGAGTATTTCTTAGCTGACTTTAAGAAACAGTGTATTAGTATAAGTCTTCATACCTtctacttaaaattaaaaatgtagtcAAATATCTTGGAAGCATAAATGGCATGGATTTATTTAAACTGCTACGTTCAGATATATTGCTAGTTTACCTGATAGTCCCTTGCAGTTCTCAACAGGCACAATTCCAATGGA encodes:
- the UCHL5 gene encoding ubiquitin carboxyl-terminal hydrolase isozyme L5 isoform X2; this encodes MSGGSSAGEWCLMESDPGVFTELIKGFGCRGAQVEEIWSLEPENFEKLKPVHGLIFLFKWQPGEEPAGSVVQDSRLDTIFFAKQVINNACATQAIVSVLLNCVHQDIHLGETLSEFKEFSQSFDAAMKGLALSNSEVIRQVHNSFARQQMFEFDAKSSAKEEDAFHFVSYVPVNGRLYELDGLREGPIDLGACNQDDWISAVRPVIEKRIQKYSEGEIRFNLMAIVSDRKMIYEQRIAELQQQLAEEEPMDTDQSSNMLSSIQSEVAKYQMLIEEENQKLKRYKAKEKQNAKKVQEAK
- the UCHL5 gene encoding ubiquitin carboxyl-terminal hydrolase isozyme L5 isoform X1 — its product is MSGGSSAGEWCLMESDPGVFTELIKGFGCRGAQVEEIWSLEPENFEKLKPVHGLIFLFKWQPGEEPAGSVVQDSRLDTIFFAKQVINNACATQAIVSVLLNCVHQDIHLGETLSEFKEFSQSFDAAMKGLALSNSEVIRQVHNSFARQQMFEFDAKSSAKEEDAFHFVSYVPVNGRLYELDGLREGPIDLGACNQDDWISAVRPVIEKRIQKYSEGEIRFNLMAIVSDRKMIYEQRIAELQQQLAEEEPMDTDQSSNMLSSIQSEVAKYQMLIEEENQKLKRYKIENIRRKHNYLPFIMELLKTLAEHQQLIPLVEKAKEKQNAKKVQEAK